One Deltaproteobacteria bacterium DNA segment encodes these proteins:
- a CDS encoding TlpA family protein disulfide reductase, with translation MNASRIARWVLGVALLAAAAWMVVTGERAAPPVEDGLPAPPFRVARLGGGELTLAELRGKVVLVNFWATWCAPCEQEMPAMQRLYEQLAPRGFELVAISVDDSAEPVERFRERLGLTFPIGLDPEKEVAQRYQSLRFPESFLIDREGVLVARYIGERDWDAPEYAGRIARLLGAPR, from the coding sequence GTGAACGCATCGCGCATCGCGCGCTGGGTGCTCGGAGTCGCGCTGCTCGCCGCGGCAGCCTGGATGGTCGTGACGGGCGAGCGCGCGGCGCCGCCGGTCGAGGACGGCCTGCCTGCGCCGCCCTTCCGCGTCGCGCGCCTCGGCGGCGGCGAGCTCACGCTCGCCGAGCTGCGCGGCAAGGTCGTGCTCGTGAACTTCTGGGCCACGTGGTGCGCGCCGTGCGAGCAAGAGATGCCGGCGATGCAGCGGCTCTACGAGCAGCTCGCGCCGCGCGGCTTCGAGCTCGTCGCGATCTCGGTCGACGACAGCGCCGAGCCCGTCGAGAGATTCCGCGAGCGCCTCGGCCTCACCTTCCCGATCGGTCTCGATCCCGAGAAGGAAGTCGCGCAGCGCTACCAGAGCCTGCGCTTCCCCGAGAGCTTCCTGATCGATCGCGAGGGCGTGCTCGTCGCGCGCTACATCGGGGAGCGCGACTGGGACGCGCCCGAGTACGCGGGCCGAATCGCGCGACTGCTGGGCGCACCGCGCTGA
- a CDS encoding septum formation initiator family protein, producing the protein MAKRSGKRAPKGRAKRKRSRRGFGSSVLIAAGVAVGLLAVLAVYQGNVRHVLDLRRDYSQANTRIHTLNTKIASDEAQAAALESDPVAIESAIRSELGLARPGEWVVREEDSTSLRNP; encoded by the coding sequence ATGGCAAAGCGCAGCGGGAAGCGTGCGCCGAAGGGGCGCGCGAAGCGAAAGCGGAGCCGGCGCGGCTTCGGGAGCAGCGTGCTCATCGCCGCGGGCGTCGCGGTCGGGCTGCTCGCCGTGCTGGCGGTTTATCAGGGCAACGTGCGCCACGTGCTCGACCTGCGCCGCGACTACTCGCAGGCGAACACGCGCATCCACACGCTGAACACGAAGATCGCGAGCGACGAGGCGCAAGCTGCAGCGCTCGAGAGCGACCCCGTCGCGATCGAATCGGCGATTCGCTCCGAGCTCGGGTTGGCGCGGCCGGGCGAGTGGGTGGTGCGCGAGGAAGACTCCACAAGCCTGCGAAATCCTTGA
- the rplQ gene encoding 50S ribosomal protein L17: MRHGNRRGKLRRPTGHRLALLRNMVTSLLECEQVETTDAKAKELRRIADQMITLGKRGDLHARRQAAAVIRRDDVEKKVFTELAERYRTRKGGYTRVMKSRVRVGDAARISIVELVDRPAPEKAAVTK; this comes from the coding sequence ATGCGTCACGGGAATCGTCGAGGAAAGCTGCGCCGCCCGACCGGGCACCGGCTCGCGCTGCTTCGCAACATGGTCACCTCGCTGCTCGAGTGCGAGCAGGTGGAGACCACGGACGCGAAGGCGAAGGAGTTGCGCCGCATCGCGGATCAGATGATCACGCTCGGCAAACGCGGCGATCTGCATGCGCGCCGCCAAGCCGCCGCGGTGATTCGCCGCGACGACGTGGAGAAGAAAGTCTTCACCGAGCTCGCGGAGCGCTACCGCACTCGCAAGGGCGGCTACACGCGCGTGATGAAGTCGCGCGTGCGTGTCGGCGACGCCGCGCGCATCTCGATCGTCGAGCTGGTGGATCGGCCCGCCCCCGAGAAGGCGGCAGTCACCAAGTAG